The following proteins are encoded in a genomic region of Herminiimonas arsenicoxydans:
- a CDS encoding conserved hypothetical protein (Evidence 4 : Homologs of previously reported genes of unknown function), translating into MEFTKDLDARGLNCPLPILKTKKALAEMTTGQVLRVQATDPGSVRDFQAFAKQTGNQLLEQSEENEIFTFFMRRK; encoded by the coding sequence ATGGAATTTACCAAAGACCTCGATGCACGGGGTTTGAATTGTCCGTTACCGATATTGAAGACGAAGAAGGCACTGGCGGAGATGACGACCGGCCAGGTGCTGCGCGTACAGGCAACCGATCCCGGTTCGGTGCGCGATTTTCAGGCCTTTGCCAAGCAGACTGGCAATCAGCTGCTGGAGCAAAGCGAAGAAAACGAGATATTCACCTTCTTCATGAGGCGGAAATAA
- the etfB gene encoding electron transfer flavoprotein beta-subunit (Beta-ETF) (Electron transfer flavoprotein small subunit) (ETFSS) (Evidence 2a : Function of homologous gene experimentally demonstrated in an other organism; PubMedId : 8599534, 8376381, 1576992, 10026281; Product type c : carrier) — protein sequence MKVLVPVKRVVDYNVKVRVKSDQSGVDIANVKMSMNPFDEIAVEEATRLKEAGKATEIIAVSCGILQSQETLRTAMAIGADRGILVETDVELQPLAVAKLLKAIADKEQPQLIILGKQAIDDDANQTGQMLAALLDWPQATYASKVEVDGDKVKVTREVDGGLEIVSLTLPAIITTDLRLNEPRYVTLPNIMKAKKKTLDNIKPADLGVDVTPRLKTLKVSEPPKRSAGIIVPDVATLVEKLRNEAKVI from the coding sequence ATGAAAGTGTTGGTTCCAGTCAAACGTGTGGTCGATTACAACGTCAAGGTCCGCGTCAAATCGGATCAGTCCGGCGTCGATATCGCCAACGTCAAAATGTCGATGAATCCATTCGATGAAATCGCAGTGGAAGAAGCGACGCGCCTGAAGGAAGCTGGCAAGGCGACTGAGATCATTGCTGTCTCCTGCGGCATCCTGCAATCGCAGGAAACCCTGCGTACCGCGATGGCCATCGGTGCCGATCGCGGCATTCTGGTGGAAACCGATGTCGAGTTGCAGCCATTGGCCGTCGCCAAATTGCTCAAGGCCATCGCCGACAAGGAGCAGCCGCAACTGATCATCCTCGGCAAGCAGGCGATCGATGACGACGCCAACCAGACCGGACAGATGCTGGCCGCCTTGCTGGACTGGCCGCAAGCGACCTATGCGTCGAAAGTGGAAGTCGATGGCGACAAGGTCAAAGTCACGCGTGAAGTCGACGGCGGACTGGAAATCGTTTCGCTGACCCTGCCTGCGATCATTACCACCGATTTGCGTCTGAACGAGCCGCGTTATGTGACCTTGCCCAACATCATGAAGGCGAAAAAGAAAACGCTGGATAACATCAAGCCTGCCGATCTGGGCGTTGATGTGACGCCGCGTTTGAAAACGCTGAAAGTCAGCGAGCCGCCCAAGCGCTCTGCCGGCATCATCGTGCCGGACGTTGCGACGCTGGTTGAAAAGCTCCGCAACGAAGCCAAAGTCATTTAA
- the etfA gene encoding electron transfer flavoprotein alpha-subunit (Alpha-ETF) (Electron transfer flavoprotein large subunit) (ETFLS) (Evidence 2a : Function of homologous gene experimentally demonstrated in an other organism; PubMedId : 8599534, 8376381, 1576992, 10026281; Product type c : carrier), with the protein MTALVIAEHDNASLKGSTLHTITAALQCGGEVHVLVAGHQAAAAVQEAAKIAGVAKVLVADGAQFADGLAENVAAQVLALAAGYSHILAPATAYGKNILPRVAARLDVAQISEITKVVSADTFERPFYAGNAIATVQSSDAIKVITVRTTTFDAAAAGGSATVENVTAVADSGKSSFVSRELATSARPELTAAKIVVSGGRGMGSEESFKILEPLADRLGAAMGASRAAVDAGYVPNDWQVGQTGKIVAPDLYIAVGISGAIQHLAGMKDSKTIVAINKDPEAPIFSVADYGIVGDLFEVVPQLVKELG; encoded by the coding sequence ATGACCGCACTCGTCATTGCCGAACACGATAATGCCTCTTTAAAAGGCAGCACTCTGCATACGATCACAGCCGCGCTTCAATGCGGCGGTGAAGTTCACGTTCTGGTCGCCGGCCATCAGGCCGCTGCGGCTGTGCAAGAAGCTGCAAAAATTGCCGGTGTCGCCAAGGTACTGGTCGCCGACGGCGCACAGTTTGCCGATGGGCTGGCAGAAAACGTCGCCGCCCAGGTGCTGGCGCTGGCGGCTGGCTATTCGCACATCCTCGCACCGGCTACCGCTTACGGTAAAAACATTTTGCCGCGCGTGGCGGCCAGGCTCGACGTGGCGCAAATTTCGGAAATCACCAAGGTTGTTTCCGCCGATACGTTCGAGCGTCCGTTCTATGCCGGTAATGCGATTGCGACCGTGCAATCGTCGGATGCGATCAAGGTCATCACCGTGCGTACCACCACATTCGATGCTGCCGCAGCAGGCGGCTCGGCGACGGTTGAAAACGTGACAGCGGTTGCCGATTCCGGCAAATCGTCTTTCGTCTCGCGTGAGCTGGCGACGTCGGCCCGTCCTGAACTGACGGCAGCGAAGATCGTGGTTTCCGGCGGTCGCGGCATGGGTTCGGAAGAAAGCTTCAAGATTCTTGAACCGTTGGCCGACAGACTCGGTGCAGCGATGGGCGCTTCGCGCGCAGCAGTCGATGCGGGCTACGTTCCCAACGATTGGCAAGTCGGTCAGACCGGCAAGATCGTTGCGCCTGATCTGTACATTGCAGTCGGCATCTCCGGCGCGATCCAGCACCTGGCCGGCATGAAGGATTCCAAAACCATCGTTGCGATCAATAAGGATCCGGAAGCGCCGATTTTCTCGGTGGCCGATTACGGCATCGTCGGCGATCTGTTCGAGGTCGTGCCGCAACTGGTCAAGGAACTCGGTTAA
- the fadE gene encoding Acyl-CoA dehydrogenase (Evidence 2a : Function of homologous gene experimentally demonstrated in an other organism; PubMedId : 12039753, 16233311; Product type e : enzyme), giving the protein MRYVAPLKDMLFVMNELADLAAVNTLPGCEDATPETVEAVLEENARFCSEVIAPLNQTGDRQPSAWKDGAVTTTPGFKEAFKAYGAAGWQGVQHPVYFGGQGLPKMVATPCMEMLNAANLSFALCPLLTDGAIEALMTAGSEAQKETFLPNFIAGKWTGTMNLTEPQAGSDLAMVRSRAVPQGDGTYKISGTKIFITYGEHDMAENIVHLVLARTPDAPEGVKGISLFVVPKFLVNADGSLGARNDAYCVSIEHKLGIRASPTAVLQFGDHGGAIGTLVGEENRGLETMFIMMNAARFAVGIQGIAVAERAYQKAVSYAKDRVQSKDLEGSATAVSIIHQPDVRRMLMSMRAQIEAARALAYVGAAAFDIAHHHADAEVRSSHQAFYEFLVPVIKGWATEMSIDVASTGLQIHGGMGFIEETGAAQYYRDARILTIYEGTTAIQANDLVGRKTARDGGAVARDIIARVRKTEAELAAAASADLQAIGRHLAAASTSLDEVVAYVVANIQADIKGVFAGSVPYLKLAGIVLGGWQMARAALIAQQKLNAQEGDAKFYQAKIATARFFADYYLSQAGAYRSAIVAGSSGVLALDEDQF; this is encoded by the coding sequence ATGCGCTACGTCGCCCCGTTGAAAGACATGCTGTTCGTGATGAACGAGCTGGCCGATCTGGCTGCCGTCAACACCTTGCCGGGCTGCGAAGATGCGACGCCGGAAACGGTGGAAGCCGTGCTGGAAGAAAACGCACGATTCTGCAGCGAGGTCATTGCGCCGCTGAATCAAACCGGCGACCGGCAACCGAGTGCATGGAAAGATGGCGCTGTCACCACCACGCCGGGTTTCAAGGAAGCGTTCAAGGCATACGGTGCGGCGGGCTGGCAGGGTGTGCAGCATCCGGTATATTTTGGCGGGCAGGGTTTGCCGAAAATGGTGGCGACGCCCTGCATGGAAATGCTGAATGCGGCCAACCTGTCATTCGCGCTGTGTCCTTTGCTGACCGATGGCGCGATCGAAGCGCTGATGACGGCCGGCTCGGAGGCGCAAAAGGAAACTTTCCTGCCGAATTTCATTGCCGGCAAATGGACCGGCACCATGAACCTGACCGAGCCGCAAGCCGGCTCCGATCTGGCGATGGTACGTTCGCGCGCAGTACCGCAGGGCGATGGCACCTACAAAATTTCCGGCACCAAAATCTTTATCACCTATGGCGAGCATGACATGGCCGAGAACATCGTCCATCTGGTGCTGGCGCGCACGCCGGATGCCCCGGAAGGAGTGAAGGGCATCTCGCTATTTGTGGTGCCGAAGTTTCTGGTCAATGCAGATGGTTCGCTAGGCGCGCGCAACGATGCATATTGCGTGTCGATAGAACACAAGCTCGGCATCAGGGCCAGTCCGACTGCAGTGCTGCAGTTCGGGGATCACGGCGGCGCCATCGGTACACTAGTCGGCGAAGAAAATCGCGGGCTGGAAACCATGTTCATCATGATGAATGCGGCGCGCTTTGCGGTTGGCATACAGGGCATTGCAGTGGCCGAGCGCGCGTATCAAAAAGCAGTGTCGTATGCCAAGGATCGCGTGCAGTCGAAAGACCTGGAGGGTTCCGCGACGGCGGTGTCCATCATTCATCAGCCGGATGTGCGCCGCATGCTGATGTCCATGCGGGCGCAGATCGAGGCGGCGCGTGCGCTGGCGTATGTCGGGGCAGCCGCCTTCGATATTGCGCATCATCATGCCGATGCAGAAGTGCGCAGCAGTCATCAGGCTTTCTATGAATTCCTGGTGCCCGTGATCAAAGGCTGGGCGACCGAGATGTCCATCGATGTGGCATCGACGGGTTTGCAGATACATGGCGGCATGGGCTTCATCGAGGAAACCGGCGCTGCGCAGTATTATCGCGACGCCCGCATCCTGACGATTTACGAGGGAACGACTGCAATCCAGGCCAACGATCTGGTCGGGCGCAAGACAGCGCGCGATGGCGGCGCAGTGGCGCGCGACATCATTGCCCGCGTGCGGAAAACGGAAGCGGAATTGGCGGCTGCAGCCTCAGCGGATTTGCAGGCGATAGGCAGGCATCTGGCAGCAGCGTCCACTTCGCTTGATGAAGTTGTCGCGTATGTCGTGGCGAATATCCAAGCCGATATCAAGGGTGTGTTCGCCGGCAGCGTGCCCTATCTGAAACTGGCCGGCATCGTGCTGGGCGGCTGGCAAATGGCGCGTGCTGCGTTGATTGCACAACAAAAGCTGAATGCGCAAGAGGGCGACGCGAAGTTTTATCAGGCGAAGATCGCGACTGCACGCTTTTTCGCTGATTATTATTTATCGCAGGCCGGCGCTTATCGCAGTGCGATTGTGGCTGGCAGCAGCGGTGTGCTGGCGCTGGACGAAGATCAGTTTTAG
- a CDS encoding conserved hypothetical protein; putative membrane protein (Evidence 4 : Homologs of previously reported genes of unknown function) yields the protein MANRALCQRQKVRTGATRMTSPLTMRSGMPDIHRELSIFSTKYAAAKPLLPDQSLNQYMTTSHKNKTFSTLLATLFGSLGAHRFYLYGKKDVWAWVAVLIFAALFVVVMAQLPQTLLITFLVLFLISFFAGLIAALVIGLTPDEKWDKQHNAASGYASDSGWAVILLVILTFALGSTALIAAIARAFDLYLTGGAFG from the coding sequence GTGGCAAATCGCGCGCTCTGCCAGCGACAAAAGGTGCGCACCGGGGCGACGCGCATGACTTCTCCCCTTACAATGCGTAGCGGGATGCCGGATATCCATCGCGAATTATCCATCTTTTCGACAAAATACGCCGCTGCAAAGCCACTTTTACCAGATCAAAGTCTCAATCAATATATGACCACCAGCCACAAGAACAAAACCTTCAGCACCCTGCTGGCCACCTTGTTTGGCAGCTTGGGCGCGCATCGATTTTATCTTTATGGCAAGAAAGATGTGTGGGCCTGGGTCGCCGTACTGATTTTTGCCGCGCTTTTTGTCGTTGTCATGGCGCAATTACCGCAAACTCTACTCATTACTTTTTTAGTCCTCTTTCTGATTTCGTTTTTTGCCGGCCTGATTGCCGCACTGGTCATAGGCCTGACTCCGGATGAGAAATGGGACAAACAGCACAATGCCGCCAGCGGCTACGCATCGGACTCCGGCTGGGCCGTGATTCTGCTCGTCATCCTCACCTTTGCACTTGGCTCGACCGCCCTGATCGCAGCCATTGCGCGTGCCTTTGATCTGTACCTGACCGGCGGCGCATTCGGCTAA
- the rpsP gene encoding 30S ribosomal subunit protein S16 (Evidence 2a : Function of homologous gene experimentally demonstrated in an other organism; PubMedId : 92235864, 93138304, 96032391, 10094780, 12244297, 12809609, 336510, 635778; Product type s : structure), with product MVVIRLARGGAKKRPFFNIVATDSRNRRDGRFIERIGFYNPVASGAEESVRIAQDRLAYWQGVGAQLSPTVARLVAQAGKAAA from the coding sequence ATGGTCGTCATTCGTTTAGCTCGTGGTGGTGCAAAAAAGCGCCCTTTCTTTAACATTGTTGCTACAGATTCGCGCAATCGCCGCGATGGTCGCTTCATCGAACGCATCGGTTTTTACAATCCGGTAGCTTCAGGCGCAGAAGAAAGCGTCCGTATTGCGCAAGACCGTCTGGCCTACTGGCAAGGCGTAGGCGCGCAACTGTCGCCGACTGTTGCTCGTTTGGTAGCGCAAGCTGGCAAAGCAGCAGCTTAA
- the rimM gene encoding 16S rRNA processing protein (Evidence 2a : Function of homologous gene experimentally demonstrated in an other organism; PubMedId : 9422595, 96032391, 6357787, 9226267; Product type s : structure), with product MKVPEDLVLVGYISGAYGLNGWVRVRPYSADADALLNAKTWWLDKPEFRDVAMMQSKIHSGDVVAQLMGVAGRDAAEALKGATVQIPRSHFPALSDNEFYWVDLIGLEVENLQGVRLGQVSDMMDNGAHPILRVAVPQTSEADPKAAQELLIPFVEQFVITIDQTAKKITVDWGLDY from the coding sequence ATGAAAGTTCCTGAAGACTTGGTGCTGGTTGGTTACATCTCCGGTGCATATGGATTGAATGGTTGGGTGCGGGTCAGACCCTACTCAGCCGATGCGGATGCGTTGTTGAATGCCAAAACATGGTGGCTGGATAAGCCTGAATTCCGTGACGTGGCAATGATGCAATCCAAGATTCATTCCGGCGATGTAGTCGCGCAGTTGATGGGTGTGGCAGGGCGAGATGCTGCGGAGGCGCTGAAAGGTGCAACCGTACAGATTCCGCGCAGTCATTTCCCGGCACTGTCCGACAATGAATTTTACTGGGTCGATCTGATCGGCCTGGAAGTCGAGAATTTGCAGGGTGTGCGTCTGGGTCAGGTCAGCGACATGATGGACAACGGCGCGCATCCTATCTTGCGCGTTGCTGTGCCTCAAACAAGCGAGGCCGATCCTAAAGCTGCGCAGGAATTGCTGATCCCGTTTGTCGAGCAGTTCGTCATTACGATTGATCAAACTGCAAAAAAAATTA